A region from the Gossypium hirsutum isolate 1008001.06 chromosome A08, Gossypium_hirsutum_v2.1, whole genome shotgun sequence genome encodes:
- the LOC107893355 gene encoding protein enabled homolog has product MDTQRGPLLSLAYFCQGKTMEELRQHLLYTTLELEQTRMAVEEELRRRDDQLIQLKSLLSKAMKERDEALEKCQKLFLEKLLLHQQQQQVAAAAAAAPLSGVSSIEDEPRRGIDSNNGFSSSDCEESIVSSPILDPMPPPPPPATMEVVPEKPLPEKGKLLQAVMKAGPLLQTLLLAGPLPQWRHPPPPLEPFEIPPVTISSAAPPPPQLLHQDSLININTLNNCGKVNRKRGLNEYDGCGSPTETKYQRLLLP; this is encoded by the exons ATGGATACTCAGAGAGGTCCTCTTTTAAGCTTGGCATACTTCTGTCAAGGAAAG ACAATGGAAGAGTTAAGGCAGCATCTTTTGTATACTACTCTGGAGCTGGAGCAGACAAGAATGGCAGTTGAGGAGGAGCTGAGAAGGAGAGATGACCAATTGATTCAACTCAAATCCTTGCTGAGCAAGGCAATGAAGGAGAGGGATGAAGCACTGGAGAAATGTCAGAAGCTTTTCCTTGAGAAGCTTCTTCTTCACCAACAGCAACAGCaagttgctgctgctgctgctgctgctccCCTCTCCGGAGTTTCCAGCATTGAAGATGAACCAAGGAGAGGAATCGATTCCAACAATGGCTTCTCATCTTCTGATTGTGAGGAAAGCATCGTTTCATCCCCTATCCTTGACCCAatgccaccaccaccaccaccagcaACCATGGAGGTAGTGCCTGAAAAGCCATTACCTGAGAAAGGGAAGCTTTTACAAGCAGTAATGAAAGCTGGTCCACTCTTGCAAACCCTTCTCTTAGCAGGACCGCTGCCTCAATGGAGACACCCACCACCACCATTGGAGCCATTTGAGATCCCACCTGTAACCATCTCTTCAGCAGCACCACCACCACCGCAACTCCTCCACCAGGACTCCTTGATCAACATTAACACCTTAAACAACTGTGGGAAAGTTAACAGGAAAAGGGGTCTGAATGAATATGATGGCTGTGGTTCTCCTACAGAGACCAAGTACCAAAGATTACTTCTCCCCTGA
- the LOC107893362 gene encoding protein SOSEKI 2 isoform X2, translating to MEMRMKKYSQVSPERAKVWIEKSPKYHQHNRRVPVVYYLCRNRQLEHPHFIEVPLSSPDGLYLKDVIERLNILRGRGMASSYSWSCKRSYRNGFVWHDLSEDDLILPAHGNEYVLKGSELFEESSPDRFSPVGTSIRFQNLKQLPEPPSSSRSQDDSSQSSSLNGNRTKHSQDDELSSPANRPTPGSSGESPESLSLTEYKVYNGEGLADASTQTEENRSRLKTRETCTRGVSTDDGSLEPECNANFQNQVPNVKDCSEICRNSGSPPSTSSASSSGGKTETLESLIRADASKINSFRILEEEEIRTPTNPRLKATNMLMQLISCGSISVKGHSFGLVPSYKPRFSHSKNSVPLFSTSIMLGELDCLSENPKLIGLRLEDKECFSGSLIETKMLKEGHGHTTLKRSSSYSADRTCKELASTEEKEELNSGRTKCILRSVKASLSKQPRSESMRSPVSENPRNSSDGINNLGSVLSNISNGDSRRTTESICSKKESKTLDSLREDEKLIKIEERLASGARVIIQSKAPCDTIVSCS from the exons ATGGAGATGAGAATGAAGAAATACAGCCAGGTGAGTCCTGAGAGAGCTAAAGTTTGGATCGAGAAATCTCCCAAGTATCATCAGCATAACCGGAGAGTTCCGGTTGTTTATTATCTCTGTAGAAATCGCCAGCTTGAACATCCTCATTTCATCGAAGTCCCTCTCTCTTCTCCTGATGGTCTCTATTTGAAag ATGTAATTGAGCGGCTTAATATTCTTAGAGGCAGAGGAATGGCTTCCTCGTATTCTTGGTCTTGCAAGAG AAGCTATAGGAATGGATTTGTTTGGCATGATCTTTCTGAAGATGATTTAATTCTTCCCGCCCATGGAAATGAATACGTTCTCAAAGGCTCCGAATTATTTGAAGAATCCTCTCCAG ATCGTTTTAGTCCTGTTGGGACTAGCATTAGATTTCAAAATCTGAAGCAGTTACCTGAACCACCATCTTCCTCTAGAAGTCAAGATGATTCTTCTCAATCTTCCAGTTTAAATGGAAATAGAACAAAGCATTCTCAGGATGATGAACTCTCTTCTCCAGCTAATCGTCCGACTCCTGGCTCCTCTGGTGAGTCACCGGAGTCACTTAGTTTGACAGAGTATAAGGTTTATAACGGTGAAGGGTTGGCAGATGCTTCGACACAGACCGAAGAAAACAGAAGCCGACTGAAGACACGGGAAACTTGTACAAGGGGCGTTTCAACAGATGATGGGTCACTAGAACCGGAATGCAATGCTAATTTCCAAAACCAAGTCCCTAATGTGAAAGATTGTTCTGAGATATGCAGGAATTCAGGTTCTCCTCCGTCCACGTCTAGTGCATCATCTTCAGGAGGGAAAACTGAAACGTTGGAATCTCTGATTCGCGCTGATGCAAGTAAAATCAACAGTTTTAGGATTCTTGAAGAGGAAGAAATTCGAACACCAACCAATCCGAGGCTCAAGGCAACAAACATGTTGATGCAATTGATCTCGTGTGGATCAATATCTGTGAAAGGCCATAGTTTTGGCCTTGTTCCATCCTACAAGCCTAGGTTTTCACATTCAAAGAATTCAGTGCCATTGTTCTCTACTTCAATCATGCTGGGTGAGCTTGATTGCTTATCAGAGAATCCAAAACTGATTGGCCTGAGATTGGAAGACAAAGAATGTTTCAGTGGTAGCTTGATTGAGACAAAAATGCTCAAAGAAGGACATGGACATACCACTCTGAAACGTTCTTCTTCTTATAGTGCTGATAG GACTTGTAAGGAGCTGGCTTCAACTGAAGAGAAAGAAGAGTTGAATTCAGGACGTACAAAATGCATCCTCCGCTCTGTTAAGGCTTCACTAAGCAAACAACCAAGAAGTGAGTCTATGAGATCCCCTGTTTCTGAAAACCCAAGAAACTCCTCTGATGGGATCAATAACTTGGGCTCTGTATTGAGTAACATATCCAATGGTGATAGTAGAAGAACCACAGAGTCTATTTGTAGTAAAAAGGAATCAAAAACATTGGATTCATTAAGAGAAGACGAGAAGTTGATCAAAATTGAAGAAAG GCTTGCTTCAGGAGCTCGGGTTATAATCCAATCCAAGGCACCTTGTGATACCATTGTGAGTTGCTCCTAG
- the LOC107893362 gene encoding protein SOSEKI 2 isoform X1 — protein sequence MEMRMKKYSQVSPERAKVWIEKSPKYHQHNRRVPVVYYLCRNRQLEHPHFIEVPLSSPDGLYLKDVIERLNILRGRGMASSYSWSCKSINYCRSYRNGFVWHDLSEDDLILPAHGNEYVLKGSELFEESSPDRFSPVGTSIRFQNLKQLPEPPSSSRSQDDSSQSSSLNGNRTKHSQDDELSSPANRPTPGSSGESPESLSLTEYKVYNGEGLADASTQTEENRSRLKTRETCTRGVSTDDGSLEPECNANFQNQVPNVKDCSEICRNSGSPPSTSSASSSGGKTETLESLIRADASKINSFRILEEEEIRTPTNPRLKATNMLMQLISCGSISVKGHSFGLVPSYKPRFSHSKNSVPLFSTSIMLGELDCLSENPKLIGLRLEDKECFSGSLIETKMLKEGHGHTTLKRSSSYSADRTCKELASTEEKEELNSGRTKCILRSVKASLSKQPRSESMRSPVSENPRNSSDGINNLGSVLSNISNGDSRRTTESICSKKESKTLDSLREDEKLIKIEERLASGARVIIQSKAPCDTIVSCS from the exons ATGGAGATGAGAATGAAGAAATACAGCCAGGTGAGTCCTGAGAGAGCTAAAGTTTGGATCGAGAAATCTCCCAAGTATCATCAGCATAACCGGAGAGTTCCGGTTGTTTATTATCTCTGTAGAAATCGCCAGCTTGAACATCCTCATTTCATCGAAGTCCCTCTCTCTTCTCCTGATGGTCTCTATTTGAAag ATGTAATTGAGCGGCTTAATATTCTTAGAGGCAGAGGAATGGCTTCCTCGTATTCTTGGTCTTGCAAGAG TATTAATTATTGCAGAAGCTATAGGAATGGATTTGTTTGGCATGATCTTTCTGAAGATGATTTAATTCTTCCCGCCCATGGAAATGAATACGTTCTCAAAGGCTCCGAATTATTTGAAGAATCCTCTCCAG ATCGTTTTAGTCCTGTTGGGACTAGCATTAGATTTCAAAATCTGAAGCAGTTACCTGAACCACCATCTTCCTCTAGAAGTCAAGATGATTCTTCTCAATCTTCCAGTTTAAATGGAAATAGAACAAAGCATTCTCAGGATGATGAACTCTCTTCTCCAGCTAATCGTCCGACTCCTGGCTCCTCTGGTGAGTCACCGGAGTCACTTAGTTTGACAGAGTATAAGGTTTATAACGGTGAAGGGTTGGCAGATGCTTCGACACAGACCGAAGAAAACAGAAGCCGACTGAAGACACGGGAAACTTGTACAAGGGGCGTTTCAACAGATGATGGGTCACTAGAACCGGAATGCAATGCTAATTTCCAAAACCAAGTCCCTAATGTGAAAGATTGTTCTGAGATATGCAGGAATTCAGGTTCTCCTCCGTCCACGTCTAGTGCATCATCTTCAGGAGGGAAAACTGAAACGTTGGAATCTCTGATTCGCGCTGATGCAAGTAAAATCAACAGTTTTAGGATTCTTGAAGAGGAAGAAATTCGAACACCAACCAATCCGAGGCTCAAGGCAACAAACATGTTGATGCAATTGATCTCGTGTGGATCAATATCTGTGAAAGGCCATAGTTTTGGCCTTGTTCCATCCTACAAGCCTAGGTTTTCACATTCAAAGAATTCAGTGCCATTGTTCTCTACTTCAATCATGCTGGGTGAGCTTGATTGCTTATCAGAGAATCCAAAACTGATTGGCCTGAGATTGGAAGACAAAGAATGTTTCAGTGGTAGCTTGATTGAGACAAAAATGCTCAAAGAAGGACATGGACATACCACTCTGAAACGTTCTTCTTCTTATAGTGCTGATAG GACTTGTAAGGAGCTGGCTTCAACTGAAGAGAAAGAAGAGTTGAATTCAGGACGTACAAAATGCATCCTCCGCTCTGTTAAGGCTTCACTAAGCAAACAACCAAGAAGTGAGTCTATGAGATCCCCTGTTTCTGAAAACCCAAGAAACTCCTCTGATGGGATCAATAACTTGGGCTCTGTATTGAGTAACATATCCAATGGTGATAGTAGAAGAACCACAGAGTCTATTTGTAGTAAAAAGGAATCAAAAACATTGGATTCATTAAGAGAAGACGAGAAGTTGATCAAAATTGAAGAAAG GCTTGCTTCAGGAGCTCGGGTTATAATCCAATCCAAGGCACCTTGTGATACCATTGTGAGTTGCTCCTAG
- the LOC107893362 gene encoding protein SOSEKI 2 isoform X3, whose product MEMRMKKYSQVSPERAKVWIEKSPKYHQHNRRVPVVYYLCRNRQLEHPHFIEVPLSSPDGLYLKDVIERLNILRGRGMASSYSWSCKRNGFVWHDLSEDDLILPAHGNEYVLKGSELFEESSPDRFSPVGTSIRFQNLKQLPEPPSSSRSQDDSSQSSSLNGNRTKHSQDDELSSPANRPTPGSSGESPESLSLTEYKVYNGEGLADASTQTEENRSRLKTRETCTRGVSTDDGSLEPECNANFQNQVPNVKDCSEICRNSGSPPSTSSASSSGGKTETLESLIRADASKINSFRILEEEEIRTPTNPRLKATNMLMQLISCGSISVKGHSFGLVPSYKPRFSHSKNSVPLFSTSIMLGELDCLSENPKLIGLRLEDKECFSGSLIETKMLKEGHGHTTLKRSSSYSADRTCKELASTEEKEELNSGRTKCILRSVKASLSKQPRSESMRSPVSENPRNSSDGINNLGSVLSNISNGDSRRTTESICSKKESKTLDSLREDEKLIKIEERLASGARVIIQSKAPCDTIVSCS is encoded by the exons ATGGAGATGAGAATGAAGAAATACAGCCAGGTGAGTCCTGAGAGAGCTAAAGTTTGGATCGAGAAATCTCCCAAGTATCATCAGCATAACCGGAGAGTTCCGGTTGTTTATTATCTCTGTAGAAATCGCCAGCTTGAACATCCTCATTTCATCGAAGTCCCTCTCTCTTCTCCTGATGGTCTCTATTTGAAag ATGTAATTGAGCGGCTTAATATTCTTAGAGGCAGAGGAATGGCTTCCTCGTATTCTTGGTCTTGCAAGAG GAATGGATTTGTTTGGCATGATCTTTCTGAAGATGATTTAATTCTTCCCGCCCATGGAAATGAATACGTTCTCAAAGGCTCCGAATTATTTGAAGAATCCTCTCCAG ATCGTTTTAGTCCTGTTGGGACTAGCATTAGATTTCAAAATCTGAAGCAGTTACCTGAACCACCATCTTCCTCTAGAAGTCAAGATGATTCTTCTCAATCTTCCAGTTTAAATGGAAATAGAACAAAGCATTCTCAGGATGATGAACTCTCTTCTCCAGCTAATCGTCCGACTCCTGGCTCCTCTGGTGAGTCACCGGAGTCACTTAGTTTGACAGAGTATAAGGTTTATAACGGTGAAGGGTTGGCAGATGCTTCGACACAGACCGAAGAAAACAGAAGCCGACTGAAGACACGGGAAACTTGTACAAGGGGCGTTTCAACAGATGATGGGTCACTAGAACCGGAATGCAATGCTAATTTCCAAAACCAAGTCCCTAATGTGAAAGATTGTTCTGAGATATGCAGGAATTCAGGTTCTCCTCCGTCCACGTCTAGTGCATCATCTTCAGGAGGGAAAACTGAAACGTTGGAATCTCTGATTCGCGCTGATGCAAGTAAAATCAACAGTTTTAGGATTCTTGAAGAGGAAGAAATTCGAACACCAACCAATCCGAGGCTCAAGGCAACAAACATGTTGATGCAATTGATCTCGTGTGGATCAATATCTGTGAAAGGCCATAGTTTTGGCCTTGTTCCATCCTACAAGCCTAGGTTTTCACATTCAAAGAATTCAGTGCCATTGTTCTCTACTTCAATCATGCTGGGTGAGCTTGATTGCTTATCAGAGAATCCAAAACTGATTGGCCTGAGATTGGAAGACAAAGAATGTTTCAGTGGTAGCTTGATTGAGACAAAAATGCTCAAAGAAGGACATGGACATACCACTCTGAAACGTTCTTCTTCTTATAGTGCTGATAG GACTTGTAAGGAGCTGGCTTCAACTGAAGAGAAAGAAGAGTTGAATTCAGGACGTACAAAATGCATCCTCCGCTCTGTTAAGGCTTCACTAAGCAAACAACCAAGAAGTGAGTCTATGAGATCCCCTGTTTCTGAAAACCCAAGAAACTCCTCTGATGGGATCAATAACTTGGGCTCTGTATTGAGTAACATATCCAATGGTGATAGTAGAAGAACCACAGAGTCTATTTGTAGTAAAAAGGAATCAAAAACATTGGATTCATTAAGAGAAGACGAGAAGTTGATCAAAATTGAAGAAAG GCTTGCTTCAGGAGCTCGGGTTATAATCCAATCCAAGGCACCTTGTGATACCATTGTGAGTTGCTCCTAG
- the LOC107893362 gene encoding protein SOSEKI 2 isoform X5 has translation MEMRMKKYSQVSPERAKVWIEKSPKYHQHNRRVPVVYYLCRNRQLEHPHFIEVPLSSPDGLYLKDVIERLNILRGRGMASSYSWSCKSINYCRSYRNGFVWHDLSEDDLILPAHGNEYVLKGSELFEESSPDRFSPVGTSIRFQNLKQLPEPPSSSRSQDDSSQSSSLNGNRTKHSQDDELSSPANRPTPGSSGESPESLSLTEYKVYNGEGLADASTQTEENRSRLKTRETCTRGVSTDDGSLEPECNANFQNQVPNVKDCSEICRNSGSPPSTSSASSSGGKTETLESLIRADASKINSFRILEEEEIRTPTNPRLKATNMLMQLISCGSISVKGHSFGLVPSYKPRFSHSKNSVPLFSTSIMLGELDCLSENPKLIGLRLEDKECFSGSLIETKMLKEGHGHTTLKRSSSYSADRIPHIYKELPLCDI, from the exons ATGGAGATGAGAATGAAGAAATACAGCCAGGTGAGTCCTGAGAGAGCTAAAGTTTGGATCGAGAAATCTCCCAAGTATCATCAGCATAACCGGAGAGTTCCGGTTGTTTATTATCTCTGTAGAAATCGCCAGCTTGAACATCCTCATTTCATCGAAGTCCCTCTCTCTTCTCCTGATGGTCTCTATTTGAAag ATGTAATTGAGCGGCTTAATATTCTTAGAGGCAGAGGAATGGCTTCCTCGTATTCTTGGTCTTGCAAGAG TATTAATTATTGCAGAAGCTATAGGAATGGATTTGTTTGGCATGATCTTTCTGAAGATGATTTAATTCTTCCCGCCCATGGAAATGAATACGTTCTCAAAGGCTCCGAATTATTTGAAGAATCCTCTCCAG ATCGTTTTAGTCCTGTTGGGACTAGCATTAGATTTCAAAATCTGAAGCAGTTACCTGAACCACCATCTTCCTCTAGAAGTCAAGATGATTCTTCTCAATCTTCCAGTTTAAATGGAAATAGAACAAAGCATTCTCAGGATGATGAACTCTCTTCTCCAGCTAATCGTCCGACTCCTGGCTCCTCTGGTGAGTCACCGGAGTCACTTAGTTTGACAGAGTATAAGGTTTATAACGGTGAAGGGTTGGCAGATGCTTCGACACAGACCGAAGAAAACAGAAGCCGACTGAAGACACGGGAAACTTGTACAAGGGGCGTTTCAACAGATGATGGGTCACTAGAACCGGAATGCAATGCTAATTTCCAAAACCAAGTCCCTAATGTGAAAGATTGTTCTGAGATATGCAGGAATTCAGGTTCTCCTCCGTCCACGTCTAGTGCATCATCTTCAGGAGGGAAAACTGAAACGTTGGAATCTCTGATTCGCGCTGATGCAAGTAAAATCAACAGTTTTAGGATTCTTGAAGAGGAAGAAATTCGAACACCAACCAATCCGAGGCTCAAGGCAACAAACATGTTGATGCAATTGATCTCGTGTGGATCAATATCTGTGAAAGGCCATAGTTTTGGCCTTGTTCCATCCTACAAGCCTAGGTTTTCACATTCAAAGAATTCAGTGCCATTGTTCTCTACTTCAATCATGCTGGGTGAGCTTGATTGCTTATCAGAGAATCCAAAACTGATTGGCCTGAGATTGGAAGACAAAGAATGTTTCAGTGGTAGCTTGATTGAGACAAAAATGCTCAAAGAAGGACATGGACATACCACTCTGAAACGTTCTTCTTCTTATAGTGCTGATAG GATTCCTCATATATATAAAGAGCTTCCTTTATGTGATATTTGA
- the LOC107893362 gene encoding protein SOSEKI 2 isoform X4 encodes MEMRMKKYSQVSPERAKVWIEKSPKYHQHNRRVPVVYYLCRNRQLEHPHFIEVPLSSPDGLYLKDVIERLNILRGRGMASSYSWSCKSINYCRSYRNGFVWHDLSEDDLILPAHGNEYVLKGSELFEESSPDRFSPVGTSIRFQNLKQLPEPPSSSRSQDDSSQSSSLNGNRTKHSQDDELSSPANRPTPGSSGESPESLSLTEYKVYNGEGLADASTQTEENRSRLKTRETCTRGVSTDDGSLEPECNANFQNQVPNVKDCSEICRNSGSPPSTSSASSSGGKTETLESLIRADASKINSFRILEEEEIRTPTNPRLKATNMLMQLISCGSISVKGHSFGLVPSYKPRFSHSKNSVPLFSTSIMLGELDCLSENPKLIGLRLEDKECFSGSLIETKMLKEGHGHTTLKRSSSYSADRTCKELASTEEKEELNSGRTKCILRSVKASLSKQPRSLLQELGL; translated from the exons ATGGAGATGAGAATGAAGAAATACAGCCAGGTGAGTCCTGAGAGAGCTAAAGTTTGGATCGAGAAATCTCCCAAGTATCATCAGCATAACCGGAGAGTTCCGGTTGTTTATTATCTCTGTAGAAATCGCCAGCTTGAACATCCTCATTTCATCGAAGTCCCTCTCTCTTCTCCTGATGGTCTCTATTTGAAag ATGTAATTGAGCGGCTTAATATTCTTAGAGGCAGAGGAATGGCTTCCTCGTATTCTTGGTCTTGCAAGAG TATTAATTATTGCAGAAGCTATAGGAATGGATTTGTTTGGCATGATCTTTCTGAAGATGATTTAATTCTTCCCGCCCATGGAAATGAATACGTTCTCAAAGGCTCCGAATTATTTGAAGAATCCTCTCCAG ATCGTTTTAGTCCTGTTGGGACTAGCATTAGATTTCAAAATCTGAAGCAGTTACCTGAACCACCATCTTCCTCTAGAAGTCAAGATGATTCTTCTCAATCTTCCAGTTTAAATGGAAATAGAACAAAGCATTCTCAGGATGATGAACTCTCTTCTCCAGCTAATCGTCCGACTCCTGGCTCCTCTGGTGAGTCACCGGAGTCACTTAGTTTGACAGAGTATAAGGTTTATAACGGTGAAGGGTTGGCAGATGCTTCGACACAGACCGAAGAAAACAGAAGCCGACTGAAGACACGGGAAACTTGTACAAGGGGCGTTTCAACAGATGATGGGTCACTAGAACCGGAATGCAATGCTAATTTCCAAAACCAAGTCCCTAATGTGAAAGATTGTTCTGAGATATGCAGGAATTCAGGTTCTCCTCCGTCCACGTCTAGTGCATCATCTTCAGGAGGGAAAACTGAAACGTTGGAATCTCTGATTCGCGCTGATGCAAGTAAAATCAACAGTTTTAGGATTCTTGAAGAGGAAGAAATTCGAACACCAACCAATCCGAGGCTCAAGGCAACAAACATGTTGATGCAATTGATCTCGTGTGGATCAATATCTGTGAAAGGCCATAGTTTTGGCCTTGTTCCATCCTACAAGCCTAGGTTTTCACATTCAAAGAATTCAGTGCCATTGTTCTCTACTTCAATCATGCTGGGTGAGCTTGATTGCTTATCAGAGAATCCAAAACTGATTGGCCTGAGATTGGAAGACAAAGAATGTTTCAGTGGTAGCTTGATTGAGACAAAAATGCTCAAAGAAGGACATGGACATACCACTCTGAAACGTTCTTCTTCTTATAGTGCTGATAG GACTTGTAAGGAGCTGGCTTCAACTGAAGAGAAAGAAGAGTTGAATTCAGGACGTACAAAATGCATCCTCCGCTCTGTTAAGGCTTCACTAAGCAAACAACCAAGAA GCTTGCTTCAGGAGCTCGGGTTATAA